From a single Acidimicrobiales bacterium genomic region:
- a CDS encoding MarR family transcriptional regulator, with amino-acid sequence MPPTSGQDPTSGDVPQVVAAARAAAKLARQVTIPLGEVDLSLPQYRVLAFLEEGEAAPSDLAGRLSVSRPSITALMDGLITRGLVERRPDTDDGRRVHHHLTDDGRNVLQRADQAVGDRLVAIGTHVNAGDPSVLIASLARFGQAIRAARAAGTT; translated from the coding sequence GTGCCCCCAACCTCAGGACAAGACCCGACGTCTGGCGACGTCCCGCAGGTGGTGGCGGCAGCCCGGGCGGCAGCCAAGCTGGCCCGCCAGGTCACCATTCCGCTCGGCGAGGTTGATCTGAGTCTCCCCCAGTACCGGGTCCTGGCTTTCCTGGAGGAAGGTGAAGCCGCCCCCTCCGACCTGGCTGGCCGCCTCTCCGTGAGCCGACCCTCCATCACCGCCCTCATGGACGGCCTCATCACCCGCGGCCTGGTAGAGCGCCGACCCGATACCGACGACGGGCGTCGGGTCCACCACCACCTAACCGACGATGGCCGCAACGTCCTCCAGCGAGCCGACCAAGCGGTTGGTGACCGCTTGGTCGCTATCGGAACGCACGTGAATGCCGGTGATCCCAGCGTCCTGATCGCCAGCCTGGCCCGCTTCGGGCAAGCCATTCGGGCCGCCCGAGCCGCCGGCACTACATGA